One Paenibacillus crassostreae DNA segment encodes these proteins:
- a CDS encoding C40 family peptidase, with amino-acid sequence MKKTCSAVALGIAILFTIGTGSAFADSQMDKVIAPTIGIAYQGGGVTTSGFDCSGFTMYIYGKLGIDLPHQSGSQFNMGTAVQRSDLREGDLVFFNTSGKGISHVGIYVGNGKFAHSSSSKGITITPLTENYWDDRYVGAKRIMSNTTYESVAIDK; translated from the coding sequence TTGAAAAAGACATGTTCAGCAGTAGCTTTAGGAATAGCGATTTTATTTACTATTGGGACTGGAAGCGCTTTCGCAGATTCGCAGATGGATAAGGTCATCGCACCAACGATAGGTATTGCCTATCAAGGTGGTGGAGTAACCACTAGTGGCTTCGACTGTTCTGGGTTCACAATGTATATCTATGGAAAGTTAGGTATCGACTTGCCACATCAATCTGGTTCTCAATTTAATATGGGAACAGCCGTTCAGCGTAGTGATCTTAGAGAAGGCGACTTAGTTTTCTTTAATACTTCTGGCAAAGGCATATCGCATGTTGGAATATATGTGGGCAATGGTAAGTTTGCACACTCTTCCTCATCAAAAGGCATCACAATCACTCCTCTCACTGAAAATTACTGGGATGACCGTTACGTTGGAGCTAAGAGAATCATGAGTAATACTACATATGAATCTGTCGCAATCGACAAATAA
- a CDS encoding GNAT family N-acetyltransferase: protein MTMPLSEFMISVMTAEHARSISAWNYPVPYDIYGWMPWDQMEALGIEFGDPLIREEQYVSVLNAQGELCGFAQFFPLVGVTRLGISLCPDLCGNGLGVSFVQSIVREAIRRKPEDEIDLEVLTWNKRAIRVYHKAGFEITDDYERLTPDGLQPFHCMVYQLSVDRYDK from the coding sequence ATGACAATGCCCCTCTCAGAATTTATGATTTCCGTAATGACAGCTGAGCATGCTCGATCGATATCGGCTTGGAACTATCCTGTTCCTTACGACATTTACGGATGGATGCCTTGGGATCAAATGGAGGCGCTAGGTATTGAATTTGGTGACCCTTTGATTCGCGAAGAACAATATGTCTCTGTATTAAATGCTCAAGGAGAACTATGCGGTTTTGCACAATTTTTTCCATTGGTAGGTGTGACTCGCCTCGGGATTAGCCTCTGCCCTGATTTGTGCGGAAATGGGTTGGGTGTCAGTTTTGTACAATCTATCGTCCGAGAAGCTATTCGGCGGAAACCTGAGGATGAAATTGACTTAGAAGTTTTAACTTGGAACAAGCGTGCCATTCGGGTATATCACAAGGCGGGGTTTGAGATTACAGATGATTATGAACGACTAACCCCAGATGGATTACAGCCATTTCACTGTATGGTTTATCAATTATCTGTTGATCGCTATGATAAATAG
- a CDS encoding c-type cytochrome — protein sequence MQKYIMSGFFFAACALAIILMFTLPGKSEVAKEAKPSMPEVVLDATAAEASVKANCISCHGDQLQGGVGPGLQNAGSHLTPEQIYNLVSKGKGIMPAFKDTLAEEEVANVAQWLAQKK from the coding sequence ATGCAAAAATATATCATGAGTGGTTTCTTCTTCGCCGCATGTGCCTTAGCTATCATACTTATGTTCACACTGCCTGGTAAAAGCGAAGTCGCTAAGGAAGCTAAACCGAGTATGCCCGAAGTTGTATTAGATGCTACTGCTGCTGAAGCGTCAGTAAAGGCCAATTGCATATCTTGCCATGGCGATCAATTGCAAGGCGGAGTTGGCCCTGGCCTACAAAATGCAGGTAGCCATCTCACTCCAGAACAAATTTATAATTTAGTAAGCAAAGGTAAAGGAATCATGCCTGCTTTCAAAGATACACTAGCCGAAGAAGAAGTTGCTAATGTGGCTCAATGGTTAGCTCAAAAGAAATAA
- a CDS encoding 4a-hydroxytetrahydrobiopterin dehydratase, which yields MTYTREEVDVHLSQLTGWSLVNERFIERRFTFSSFMRGISFVDKVATISEAFNHHPLITIDYKTVILRLTSWDAGYLTEIDIKEAKQYNEVFEKMCISESLNNGGVLKSKS from the coding sequence GTGACGTATACAAGGGAAGAAGTGGACGTGCATTTGAGTCAGCTTACAGGTTGGAGCCTAGTGAATGAACGCTTTATAGAACGGAGATTCACCTTCTCAAGTTTTATGAGGGGGATTTCATTTGTTGATAAAGTAGCAACGATCTCTGAGGCCTTTAATCATCATCCTCTGATTACCATTGATTATAAGACTGTTATTCTTCGGCTCACTTCTTGGGATGCAGGATATCTAACGGAAATAGATATCAAGGAAGCCAAACAGTATAACGAAGTATTTGAGAAGATGTGTATAAGTGAGAGTCTGAACAATGGTGGAGTCTTGAAAAGTAAATCGTGA
- the motA gene encoding flagellar motor stator protein MotA, which produces MQISTVIGLVLGLISVVVGMILKGAPISSLMVPAAYLIIIGGTAAAVFMAFPMEELKRFPKLVKIVFFKQQLMDRKEMITLFMDWASITRREGLLALESKVEEINDDFLRSGMRMIIDGNDQDFVRDVLMEDINATEDRHKIGSLIFSQAGMYAPTLGVLGAVIGLIAALGDMSDMAVLAHAIGAAFIATLLGIFTGYVIFHPIATKLKRISKNEIELRLMMLEGLLSIQSGVSTIAISQKLSVFLTPSERKVMKEREGGSGEQKD; this is translated from the coding sequence ATGCAAATTTCAACAGTTATTGGTTTAGTTTTAGGTCTTATTTCAGTAGTCGTAGGGATGATTCTTAAGGGCGCTCCGATTAGTTCTCTAATGGTGCCTGCTGCATATTTAATTATTATAGGTGGTACCGCCGCAGCAGTCTTCATGGCCTTTCCTATGGAAGAGCTTAAGAGGTTCCCGAAATTAGTGAAAATTGTCTTCTTCAAGCAACAACTAATGGATCGTAAAGAGATGATTACTCTCTTTATGGATTGGGCCTCCATCACAAGACGCGAAGGATTGCTTGCCTTGGAGTCAAAGGTCGAAGAAATCAACGATGATTTCTTGCGTAGCGGTATGCGCATGATCATTGATGGTAATGACCAAGATTTCGTCCGTGATGTATTAATGGAAGATATCAATGCAACCGAGGATCGCCACAAGATTGGTTCACTTATCTTCTCTCAAGCTGGTATGTACGCACCTACACTCGGGGTATTAGGGGCTGTTATAGGTCTTATTGCTGCATTGGGTGATATGTCAGATATGGCTGTACTTGCCCATGCGATTGGTGCGGCTTTTATTGCAACTTTGTTAGGTATATTCACTGGTTATGTTATCTTTCACCCGATTGCTACTAAGCTTAAACGTATCTCTAAAAATGAGATTGAGCTTAGACTAATGATGCTAGAAGGCTTATTATCTATTCAATCTGGCGTGTCTACTATTGCGATCAGCCAGAAACTATCCGTATTCTTAACCCCTTCCGAACGTAAAGTAATGAAGGAAAGGGAGGGTGGTTCAGGTGAGCAAAAAGACTAG
- a CDS encoding flagellar motor protein MotB, with the protein MSKKTRRHEEEEHADESWLLPYSDLMTLLLALFIVLYSMSAADAEKFEAMSDAFRAEFTSGTGILDHTSVIPKDNASSDQSAEEITSKKMTKDQQASLIKQEQIDLENLKEQIDQYIQKNGLTDQLDTKLNQSQLMITISDTALFASGKANVKPESKQLATAISGMLQQFPDYEIVVSGHTDNIPISNSEYESNWDLSSDRALQFMKILLTNTKLDPQKFTPVGYGEYHPLVDNSTNINRAKNRRVEVSLIRKYQENNQVLDVTAAKE; encoded by the coding sequence GTGAGCAAAAAGACTAGACGTCATGAGGAAGAAGAACATGCGGACGAGTCATGGCTTCTCCCATACTCTGACCTAATGACTCTACTTCTAGCTCTCTTTATCGTCCTGTATTCAATGAGCGCTGCAGATGCGGAGAAGTTCGAGGCAATGAGTGACGCATTTAGGGCTGAATTCACTTCAGGTACTGGTATTCTTGATCATACATCAGTTATTCCTAAAGATAACGCTAGCTCAGATCAATCAGCTGAAGAGATAACATCTAAGAAGATGACGAAAGATCAACAAGCATCGCTCATCAAACAAGAACAGATTGACTTAGAGAATTTAAAAGAACAAATAGATCAATATATTCAAAAAAATGGACTCACTGATCAGCTTGATACGAAGCTTAATCAGTCCCAGTTGATGATTACAATTAGCGACACTGCACTTTTCGCTTCAGGTAAGGCTAACGTGAAACCTGAATCTAAACAGTTAGCTACGGCGATATCAGGGATGCTTCAGCAGTTCCCTGACTATGAAATTGTTGTCTCAGGACATACAGACAATATTCCTATCTCCAACAGCGAATATGAGTCTAACTGGGATTTAAGTTCTGATCGAGCATTACAATTCATGAAGATACTATTGACTAACACTAAATTAGATCCTCAGAAATTCACACCTGTTGGATATGGTGAATACCATCCGCTCGTGGATAATAGCACTAATATCAATCGAGCTAAGAACCGTCGTGTAGAAGTATCCCTTATTCGTAAATATCAGGAGAACAATCAGGTCCTTGATGTTACAGCTGCTAAAGAATAA
- the rluF gene encoding 23S rRNA pseudouridine(2604) synthase RluF: MRINKFISETGFCSRREADKKVENGEVTINGVLAVLGSQAEDGDDVRINGQPLDSKKRHVYIALNKPIGITCTTELHIQGNIVDFVGHSERIFPIGRLDKDSEGLILMTNDGDIVNKILRAEGKHEKEYLVSVDRPITESFVRGMSTGVKILGEMTRPCEVTQLSERKFRIILTEGKNRQIRRMCQTFGYEVKDLQRVRIMNVQLGNHKVGTWWDLTPDERQELGSLLNYKLE; the protein is encoded by the coding sequence GTGCGAATAAATAAATTCATCAGCGAGACAGGCTTCTGTTCTCGTAGAGAAGCAGATAAAAAGGTTGAGAATGGAGAAGTAACGATTAATGGTGTATTAGCTGTACTCGGTAGTCAGGCTGAGGATGGTGATGATGTACGTATAAATGGGCAACCGTTGGATTCTAAGAAGAGACATGTTTATATCGCCCTTAATAAGCCTATAGGTATAACTTGTACAACTGAGCTACATATTCAGGGCAATATTGTTGATTTTGTAGGCCATTCGGAGCGAATCTTCCCTATTGGTAGATTAGATAAGGATTCAGAAGGATTAATCCTAATGACGAATGATGGGGATATTGTTAATAAAATATTACGTGCAGAAGGTAAACATGAGAAGGAATACTTAGTTAGTGTAGATCGACCTATTACTGAATCTTTTGTAAGAGGGATGTCCACTGGTGTAAAAATTTTAGGAGAGATGACACGTCCTTGCGAAGTGACGCAGTTATCAGAGCGGAAATTTCGCATTATTCTTACAGAAGGAAAGAATCGGCAGATCCGGCGGATGTGCCAAACTTTTGGGTACGAGGTTAAAGATCTACAACGTGTTCGAATCATGAATGTTCAATTAGGTAATCATAAGGTTGGAACATGGTGGGATCTGACGCCTGATGAGAGGCAAGAGCTTGGATCCCTGCTTAACTATAAATTAGAGTAA
- the tadA gene encoding tRNA adenosine(34) deaminase TadA, with amino-acid sequence MSYPQNNSQITNIDSIDHEYWMQQAILQAKEAEKLGEVPIGAIIVRGDDVVAKGFNLREQTMDPTAHAEMIAIRDASQQLDAWRLLECRLYVTLEPCPMCAGAIVQARVPQVIYGTTDPKAGCAGTLMNLLQEPRFNHRTEVIPNVLQEECSLLLTTFFRKLRNKL; translated from the coding sequence ATGAGTTATCCACAAAATAATTCCCAAATTACTAATATAGATTCCATTGACCATGAGTATTGGATGCAGCAAGCCATCCTTCAAGCCAAGGAAGCCGAGAAGCTCGGTGAAGTGCCTATTGGTGCCATTATCGTTCGGGGCGATGACGTTGTTGCGAAAGGATTTAATTTAAGAGAACAGACGATGGATCCTACCGCTCATGCTGAAATGATCGCTATACGTGACGCTAGCCAACAGCTTGATGCCTGGCGACTACTAGAATGCAGATTATATGTAACCCTCGAGCCCTGTCCCATGTGTGCAGGAGCAATAGTCCAGGCTCGTGTCCCTCAAGTTATTTATGGTACAACGGATCCTAAGGCAGGTTGTGCTGGTACTTTAATGAATCTTCTACAAGAGCCACGTTTTAACCATCGAACGGAAGTCATCCCTAATGTATTACAAGAGGAATGCTCTCTTTTGCTAACAACGTTCTTCCGTAAATTACGCAATAAATTATAA
- a CDS encoding small acid-soluble spore protein P, protein MSKPKAIPVPEAQVDRRNHSHQNDSDGVQEPLSGSKKVKNHNHVSHLNKQG, encoded by the coding sequence ATGAGCAAACCTAAGGCCATTCCAGTTCCTGAAGCTCAAGTCGACCGGAGGAATCATTCGCATCAAAATGACTCTGACGGTGTACAAGAACCACTCTCTGGATCCAAGAAGGTGAAGAATCACAATCATGTAAGTCACCTAAATAAACAAGGCTAG
- the serS gene encoding serine--tRNA ligase — MLDVKILRGDYTRVEEALKNRGKSLDLIVDFPKLDSRRRELLQESENLKSRRNNVSGEVAKLKKNGEDAQSLIEEMREVSDQIKSLDEEVRELEVSIADLTMAIPNIPHDSVPLGKSEADNVEVRRWSEPKAFSFTPKAHWDIAQNLGILDFEAAAKVTGSRFTFYKGLGARLERALINFMMDLHSNDHSYEEVLPPYIVNGDSLRGTGQLPKFEEDLFKLRDTDYYLIPTAEVPVTNYYRDDILTAEDLPKYFVAYSSCFRSEAGSAGRDTRGLIRQHQFNKVELVKVVHPDSSYEELEKMTADAERVLQLLNLPYRVLALSTGDMGFSAAKTYDIEVWLPESDMYREISSCSNTENFQARRANIRFRPEAKAKPEFVHTLNGSALAVGRTFAAILENYQQEDGSVIIPEVLQPYMGNIKIINSKK, encoded by the coding sequence GTGTTAGATGTGAAAATATTGCGTGGTGATTATACAAGAGTAGAAGAAGCACTGAAGAACCGAGGTAAATCACTCGATCTGATCGTAGACTTTCCTAAACTTGATAGTCGTCGTAGAGAATTGCTACAAGAAAGTGAAAATCTAAAAAGTCGTAGAAACAATGTATCAGGAGAAGTAGCTAAGCTGAAGAAGAACGGTGAAGATGCTCAATCCTTGATTGAAGAAATGCGAGAAGTTTCCGATCAGATTAAATCTTTAGATGAAGAAGTTCGTGAACTTGAAGTAAGCATTGCAGACTTAACGATGGCTATTCCGAATATTCCTCACGATTCTGTTCCTTTAGGTAAATCTGAAGCTGATAATGTGGAAGTACGTCGCTGGTCCGAACCTAAGGCGTTTAGTTTCACACCTAAGGCGCATTGGGATATTGCACAGAATCTAGGAATACTTGATTTTGAGGCGGCTGCTAAAGTAACAGGATCTCGGTTTACCTTCTATAAAGGGTTAGGAGCACGGTTAGAACGAGCGCTTATTAACTTTATGATGGATTTACATAGTAATGATCATAGTTATGAAGAAGTCCTTCCACCGTATATTGTGAATGGTGATAGTCTACGTGGTACAGGACAGCTTCCGAAGTTCGAAGAAGATCTCTTTAAACTTCGCGATACGGATTATTATTTAATTCCAACAGCTGAGGTGCCAGTGACGAACTATTACCGCGACGATATTCTAACAGCTGAAGATTTACCAAAATATTTCGTAGCGTATAGTTCATGTTTCCGTTCTGAAGCTGGATCTGCGGGTCGAGATACGCGGGGACTTATTCGTCAACATCAGTTCAATAAAGTTGAACTTGTGAAGGTAGTACATCCAGACTCTTCATATGAAGAATTAGAGAAAATGACAGCAGACGCAGAGCGCGTTCTACAGCTTCTGAACTTGCCGTATCGAGTGCTTGCACTTAGCACTGGAGATATGGGCTTCTCAGCCGCTAAGACGTATGATATTGAAGTGTGGCTTCCGGAAAGCGATATGTATCGTGAGATCTCCTCATGTTCGAATACAGAGAATTTTCAAGCACGTCGTGCGAATATTCGATTCCGTCCTGAAGCTAAAGCTAAACCAGAATTTGTCCATACATTGAATGGTTCTGCACTAGCAGTTGGACGTACTTTTGCAGCAATTCTAGAGAATTATCAGCAAGAAGATGGCAGTGTTATCATTCCTGAGGTGCTTCAACCTTATATGGGAAATATAAAAATAATAAATTCTAAAAAATAA
- the pdxT gene encoding pyridoxal 5'-phosphate synthase glutaminase subunit PdxT has translation MRIGVLALQGAVTEHIRSIELAGATGVAVKRVEELDDIQGLIIPGGESTTIGKLMRKYGFIEAIRDFSALGKPIFGTCAGLILLAATIEGQEEAHLELMDITVARNAFGRQRESFETDLGITGIEERVRAVFIRAPLIRTVGHEVKVLSTYHDEIVTARQGHLLVASFHPELTDDYRLHQYFVEMVQVSQL, from the coding sequence ATGAGAATAGGGGTTCTAGCATTACAAGGTGCTGTTACAGAACATATCCGTAGTATTGAACTTGCGGGTGCTACAGGTGTTGCAGTGAAACGAGTAGAAGAACTGGATGATATTCAGGGACTTATTATTCCTGGTGGTGAAAGTACAACGATCGGTAAACTTATGCGTAAATACGGGTTTATTGAGGCTATTCGAGATTTCTCAGCATTAGGAAAGCCTATATTTGGAACATGTGCAGGTCTAATCTTACTCGCTGCAACAATTGAAGGTCAGGAAGAAGCTCATTTGGAGTTAATGGACATCACTGTTGCTCGCAATGCATTTGGCCGTCAGCGTGAGAGTTTTGAGACAGACTTAGGGATTACTGGTATTGAAGAACGAGTTAGGGCTGTATTCATTCGTGCGCCGTTGATTCGTACAGTAGGTCATGAAGTGAAGGTTCTATCTACTTATCATGACGAGATTGTCACAGCTAGACAAGGACATTTATTGGTTGCATCATTTCATCCAGAGTTAACAGATGATTACCGTCTTCATCAATACTTTGTGGAAATGGTACAAGTAAGTCAATTATAA
- the pdxS gene encoding pyridoxal 5'-phosphate synthase lyase subunit PdxS: METGTSRVKRGMAEMQKGGVIMDVMNAEQAKIAEAAGATAVMALERVPSDIRAAGGVARMADPTIVEEVMKVVSIPVMAKARIGHFVEAKILESLGVDYLDESEVLTPADEVFHIDKWDFTVPFVCGAKDLGEALRRIGEGASMIRTKGEPGTGNIVEAVRHMRHINGQIRKVQNMSKDELYAEAKNLGVAHDLLVEVQKLGKLPVVNFAAGGVATPADAALMMHLGADGVFVGSGIFKSENPEKFARAIVEATTHFNDYKLIADVSKNLGAAMKGIEISTLSASERMQDRGW, from the coding sequence ATGGAAACAGGAACATCGCGTGTAAAAAGAGGTATGGCAGAAATGCAAAAGGGTGGCGTTATTATGGACGTCATGAATGCAGAACAAGCTAAAATTGCAGAAGCAGCAGGTGCAACAGCTGTCATGGCTTTGGAACGAGTTCCTTCTGATATTCGTGCTGCCGGTGGTGTGGCTCGTATGGCGGATCCTACCATTGTGGAAGAAGTTATGAAAGTTGTATCGATTCCAGTTATGGCGAAAGCTCGTATTGGTCATTTTGTTGAAGCGAAGATCTTGGAATCTCTTGGAGTAGATTATCTTGATGAGAGTGAAGTGCTAACACCAGCTGACGAAGTGTTCCATATTGATAAATGGGATTTCACCGTTCCTTTCGTATGTGGTGCTAAGGACCTCGGAGAAGCTTTACGCCGTATCGGTGAGGGTGCTTCTATGATCCGTACTAAGGGTGAACCAGGAACAGGGAATATTGTTGAAGCCGTTAGACATATGCGTCATATCAATGGTCAAATCCGTAAAGTTCAGAATATGTCCAAAGATGAGCTGTACGCTGAAGCTAAAAATTTGGGTGTTGCCCATGATTTATTGGTTGAGGTTCAGAAGCTTGGTAAGTTGCCTGTGGTTAACTTTGCTGCAGGTGGAGTTGCAACACCGGCTGATGCAGCATTGATGATGCATTTAGGAGCAGATGGTGTATTTGTTGGATCGGGTATTTTTAAATCGGAGAATCCAGAAAAATTCGCACGTGCTATCGTAGAGGCAACAACGCATTTTAATGATTATAAATTAATTGCGGATGTTTCCAAAAATTTAGGTGCTGCTATGAAGGGTATTGAAATTTCAACTTTATCTGCTTCTGAGCGGATGCAGGATCGTGGCTGGTAA
- a CDS encoding D-alanyl-D-alanine carboxypeptidase family protein has product MKHKTVKSSKRQLVKKSIASVILLNMLITSSLPLVVLAEAEISTTEATTTNSNSATTEVATTGIKIPDAASLGLQVKSAVLIEPTTGEVLLSINSDVALPPASMTKMMTEYIVAEQVKQGKLSWDQVITVGENAAATIGSRIFLAEGDQHTVEELYIAMAVGSANDATVALAEQVAGSEAAFVDMMNETAERMGMTTAFFINSTGLSRADMPEKFRPSEDRETVMSAMDTAILAKFIVQDHPDFSRFTAIQSHQFRERDTNPIINYNWMLEANKDITNFKAYAYEGLDGLKTGHTEAAGNCFAGTAERDGMRLISVVMGAETNAARFVETKKVLDYGFNNFEIQQVIAPKTTVEGTETVPVKKGVETSVAVVTDLDVQFMVPKGTQNPTITSEVTLMDAEELVAPLAKGTKVGTITYTYKIEGMSEAQEKTVNLVTAEEVEKGGWFRLLFRGIKQLFVDLFDGIMNLF; this is encoded by the coding sequence TTGAAACATAAGACAGTAAAATCTAGTAAACGTCAATTGGTCAAGAAAAGTATAGCTTCGGTTATACTATTAAATATGTTAATTACATCGTCACTACCTCTAGTAGTATTAGCAGAGGCGGAGATATCGACAACAGAAGCTACAACAACAAATTCAAATTCAGCAACAACTGAGGTTGCAACTACAGGTATTAAGATTCCAGATGCAGCGAGTTTAGGTTTGCAGGTGAAATCAGCCGTATTAATTGAACCTACGACAGGTGAAGTGCTGTTATCTATTAATAGTGATGTTGCATTACCACCTGCGAGTATGACGAAGATGATGACGGAGTATATCGTGGCAGAACAAGTGAAACAAGGAAAGTTGAGCTGGGATCAAGTCATTACGGTGGGCGAGAACGCAGCAGCTACAATTGGATCACGTATATTCTTAGCGGAAGGAGATCAGCATACCGTTGAAGAACTATACATAGCAATGGCTGTCGGATCAGCTAATGATGCTACTGTCGCTTTAGCTGAACAAGTAGCAGGGTCTGAGGCAGCTTTTGTCGATATGATGAATGAGACTGCAGAACGTATGGGTATGACAACAGCATTTTTTATTAATTCTACTGGGCTTAGTCGTGCAGATATGCCAGAAAAATTTAGACCAAGTGAGGATCGGGAAACGGTCATGTCAGCGATGGATACAGCTATTCTTGCGAAGTTCATTGTTCAAGATCATCCGGATTTCTCAAGGTTTACGGCTATACAATCGCACCAATTCCGTGAACGTGATACTAATCCGATCATTAACTATAACTGGATGTTGGAAGCCAATAAAGATATAACGAACTTTAAGGCTTATGCATACGAAGGGCTAGATGGTTTGAAGACAGGTCATACGGAAGCTGCGGGGAATTGTTTCGCAGGTACTGCTGAGCGAGATGGCATGCGTTTAATCAGTGTCGTCATGGGGGCAGAGACAAATGCAGCTCGCTTTGTTGAGACGAAGAAAGTCCTTGATTACGGATTTAATAACTTCGAGATCCAACAAGTGATTGCTCCTAAAACAACGGTGGAAGGTACGGAAACAGTTCCTGTTAAGAAGGGCGTTGAGACTTCTGTTGCTGTGGTGACGGACTTAGATGTTCAGTTTATGGTACCTAAAGGCACACAAAATCCGACGATTACCTCTGAGGTAACTCTAATGGATGCTGAAGAACTTGTTGCTCCATTGGCCAAGGGTACGAAGGTAGGAACGATTACTTATACCTATAAGATTGAGGGTATGAGCGAAGCTCAAGAAAAGACTGTGAATCTGGTTACAGCTGAAGAAGTAGAAAAGGGCGGATGGTTCCGCTTGTTATTCCGTGGAATTAAACAGTTGTTTGTCGATTTGTTTGACGGAATCATGAATTTGTTTTAA
- the guaB gene encoding IMP dehydrogenase, translating to MREDKFGKEGLTFDDVLLVPRKSEVLPKEVDVSTRLSKHVKLNIPLISAGMDTVTEAALAIAIAREGGIGIIHKNMSVEQQAEEVDRVKRSESGVITNPFSLTPDHLVSDAEAVMAKFRISGVPIVNEYKKLVGILTNRDLRFIHDYSIKISEVMTQESLVTAPVGTTLQQAEVILQQHKIEKLPLVDSNDILKGLITIKDIEKAIQFPNAAKDSQGRLLVGAAIGISKDTKERTEALVKAGVDVITIDSAHGHHINIIDAVRELRGLYPELTIIAGNVATGEATRDLIEAGASCVKVGIGPGSICTTRVIAGIGVPQITAIYDCALVASEYGIPIIADGGIKYSGEITKAIAAGGHAVMLGSLFAGTEESPGESEIYQGRKYKVYRGMGSISAMKQGSKDRYFQDDDKKLVPEGIEGRVAFKGPLSDTIMQLVGGLRSGMGYCGAESLDVLRNDTQFIRITGAGLRESHPHDVQITKEAPNYSV from the coding sequence GTGCGTGAAGACAAGTTTGGTAAAGAGGGTTTAACATTCGATGATGTACTATTAGTACCCCGAAAATCTGAGGTTCTGCCGAAGGAAGTGGATGTGTCCACAAGACTAAGTAAACATGTGAAGTTGAATATTCCATTAATTAGTGCGGGTATGGATACGGTAACTGAAGCTGCTTTAGCTATTGCGATAGCTAGAGAAGGTGGAATAGGTATCATTCACAAGAATATGTCGGTAGAACAACAGGCTGAGGAAGTAGATCGTGTGAAACGGTCTGAGAGTGGGGTAATTACTAATCCTTTTTCACTAACACCTGATCATCTAGTATCTGATGCAGAAGCAGTTATGGCGAAATTCCGTATTTCTGGTGTGCCGATCGTGAATGAATATAAGAAATTAGTTGGTATTTTGACGAATCGTGATTTGCGGTTTATCCATGATTATAGCATTAAGATCAGTGAAGTTATGACACAGGAAAGCCTGGTAACTGCTCCAGTAGGAACAACACTTCAACAAGCAGAAGTTATTTTACAACAACATAAGATTGAGAAATTACCTTTGGTAGACTCTAACGACATTCTTAAAGGGCTTATCACAATTAAGGATATTGAAAAAGCAATCCAATTTCCTAACGCTGCTAAGGATTCGCAAGGTCGCCTTTTGGTTGGTGCAGCGATTGGTATTTCTAAAGATACAAAAGAACGCACAGAGGCATTAGTGAAAGCTGGCGTAGATGTTATTACCATAGACTCAGCTCATGGACATCATATTAATATCATTGATGCAGTTCGTGAATTACGGGGATTATATCCAGAACTCACTATTATTGCAGGTAATGTGGCGACAGGCGAAGCTACTCGTGATTTGATTGAAGCTGGTGCATCTTGCGTTAAGGTAGGGATTGGACCTGGATCAATCTGTACAACTCGTGTAATCGCTGGTATTGGCGTACCACAAATTACTGCGATTTATGATTGTGCCTTAGTTGCTTCTGAATATGGTATTCCTATCATCGCAGATGGTGGTATTAAATACTCCGGTGAAATTACAAAGGCTATAGCAGCTGGTGGACATGCTGTCATGTTGGGAAGTCTATTTGCAGGAACTGAAGAAAGTCCAGGTGAATCTGAGATTTATCAAGGACGTAAATATAAAGTATACCGTGGCATGGGTTCTATTAGTGCGATGAAGCAAGGAAGTAAAGATAGATATTTCCAAGATGACGATAAGAAGCTAGTACCTGAGGGTATTGAAGGTCGTGTAGCGTTTAAAGGGCCACTTTCAGATACGATTATGCAACTTGTTGGAGGACTTCGCTCAGGCATGGGGTATTGTGGTGCTGAATCGTTAGATGTTCTTCGTAATGATACACAATTCATCAGAATAACAGGTGCAGGGCTTCGAGAAAGCCATCCGCATGACGTACAAATCACCAAAGAAGCGCCAAATTATTCGGTATAA